The Kitasatospora setae KM-6054 genome contains a region encoding:
- a CDS encoding acyl carrier protein, protein MSTATFEDVRAQAEQRLERNLRIKSMIIDRLGLDAEAEVVSDNQPLFGRGLEMDSLDTLEIVVMINNEYDVLISDDDFEAFGSINALVDFIEAREV, encoded by the coding sequence ATGTCCACCGCCACCTTCGAGGACGTCCGCGCCCAGGCCGAGCAGCGCCTGGAGCGGAACCTGAGGATCAAGTCGATGATCATCGACCGCCTGGGCCTGGACGCCGAGGCCGAGGTCGTCTCCGACAACCAGCCGCTGTTCGGCCGCGGCCTGGAGATGGACTCGCTGGACACCCTGGAGATCGTTGTCATGATCAACAACGAGTACGACGTGCTGATCAGCGACGACGACTTCGAGGCGTTCGGCTCCATCAACGCCCTGGTCGACTTCATCGAAGCCCGCGAGGTCTGA
- the fabZ gene encoding 3-hydroxyacyl-ACP dehydratase FabZ, producing MTPATALAPAKAAAPGREKPKTFAYSSDDIKRMLPHRWPMLMIDRAYDVVPGVSGRGVKSVSVNEPFFAGHYPDHSIMPGVMIVEAMAQLVAVVYVAELLEAPAPAAGSEPADPSASVGYLGSISSMKFSRLVVPGDQLTLEAKLGQKLGGLRSVSVRASVGTELAAAGSLIVTTERKG from the coding sequence GTGACCCCCGCCACCGCCCTCGCGCCCGCCAAGGCCGCCGCGCCGGGCCGGGAGAAGCCGAAGACCTTCGCCTACTCCTCCGACGACATCAAGCGGATGCTGCCGCACCGCTGGCCGATGCTGATGATCGACCGCGCCTACGACGTGGTCCCCGGCGTCTCCGGACGCGGCGTCAAGAGCGTCTCGGTGAACGAGCCGTTCTTCGCCGGCCACTACCCCGACCACTCGATCATGCCCGGCGTGATGATCGTCGAGGCGATGGCCCAGCTGGTCGCCGTGGTCTACGTCGCCGAGCTGCTGGAGGCCCCGGCCCCGGCCGCCGGAAGCGAGCCCGCCGACCCCTCGGCCAGCGTCGGCTACCTCGGCTCGATCAGCTCGATGAAGTTCTCCCGGCTGGTCGTCCCCGGCGACCAGCTCACCCTGGAGGCCAAGCTCGGCCAGAAGCTCGGCGGCCTGCGCTCGGTCTCGGTCCGGGCCTCGGTCGGCACCGAACTCGCCGCCGCCGGCTCGCTGATCGTCACCACCGAGCGCAAGGGCTGA
- a CDS encoding aminotransferase-like domain-containing protein, with protein sequence MWTDTRPPAEMPKLFERGADVISLAGGLPDLDVLPLDEISAQLGRLVRLGGRLALQYTTPHVAKALVPAVADLMAREGGLADADNLIPTSGSQMGLTAVALALGSPGDTILTQTPAYPGATAAFRTAGLLPYAAAEDAEGLDPVELRRTVQELRSAGHTVRLLYTNPTFQNPTGATLAVPRRAAILAACRELDLLLVEDNPYGLLGFDGTTTTLFQALDPERVVYLGTFSKIFAPGLRSGWIAAPAHLRHDLARVAEIISLSPSALAQGALAAYHSRSGWDTLIDRYRDSYRERCALMADALDAELGTGTPWHWQRPGGGFYLWLRHRDRADAGPYARAAADRGVSVVPGGHFSIDGEHADGLRLCFSNVPRRKIAEAVGRLSAALTETPSEQREFAEVAG encoded by the coding sequence ATGTGGACCGACACCAGACCCCCGGCCGAGATGCCGAAGCTGTTCGAACGCGGCGCGGACGTGATCTCGCTGGCCGGCGGCCTGCCCGACCTGGACGTCCTCCCGCTGGACGAGATATCCGCCCAGCTCGGCCGGCTCGTGCGGCTCGGCGGCAGGCTCGCCCTGCAGTACACCACCCCGCACGTCGCCAAGGCCCTCGTCCCCGCCGTCGCCGACCTGATGGCCCGCGAGGGCGGCCTGGCCGACGCCGACAACCTGATCCCGACCAGCGGCTCGCAGATGGGCCTGACCGCCGTCGCCCTCGCCCTCGGCAGCCCCGGCGACACCATCCTCACCCAGACCCCCGCCTACCCCGGCGCCACCGCCGCCTTCCGCACCGCCGGCCTGCTGCCGTACGCCGCCGCGGAGGACGCCGAGGGCCTCGACCCGGTCGAACTCAGAAGAACCGTCCAGGAGTTGCGCTCCGCCGGGCACACCGTCCGGCTGCTCTACACCAACCCGACCTTCCAGAACCCGACCGGCGCCACCCTCGCCGTCCCGCGCCGCGCCGCGATCCTCGCCGCCTGCCGCGAGCTCGACCTGCTGCTGGTCGAGGACAACCCGTACGGCCTGCTCGGCTTCGACGGCACCACCACCACGCTGTTCCAGGCCCTCGACCCGGAGCGGGTGGTCTACCTCGGGACGTTCTCCAAGATCTTCGCGCCCGGCCTGCGCTCCGGCTGGATCGCCGCCCCCGCCCACCTGCGGCACGACCTGGCCCGGGTCGCCGAGATCATCTCGCTGTCGCCCTCCGCGCTCGCCCAGGGCGCGCTGGCCGCCTACCACTCCCGCTCCGGCTGGGACACCCTGATCGACCGCTACCGGGACAGCTACCGCGAGCGCTGCGCCCTGATGGCCGACGCGCTGGACGCCGAACTCGGCACCGGCACCCCCTGGCACTGGCAGCGCCCCGGCGGCGGCTTCTACCTCTGGCTGCGCCACCGCGACCGGGCCGACGCCGGACCGTACGCGCGGGCCGCCGCCGACCGCGGCGTCTCGGTCGTCCCCGGCGGGCACTTCTCGATCGACGGCGAGCACGCCGACGGCCTGCGGCTGTGCTTCAGCAACGTGCCCCGCAGGAAGATCGCCGAGGCGGTCGGCCGGCTCTCCGCCGCGCTCACCGAAACCCCTTCCGAGCAGCGCGAGTTCGCGGAGGTGGCGGGATGA
- the fabG gene encoding 3-oxoacyl-ACP reductase FabG: MTGLFQEGTRAVVTGASRGIGAAIALQLAEHGCDVALNYRSSAGKAEQLAEKIEGLGRRALLVKADVSDEAQVTAMYKEIRTAWGGVDVAVLNSGITADGHFAAMSAAKWQEVISTNLTGAFLTAREATKQMYASGGSIVFIASTSGIAGRVGQANYAASKGGVIAMAKTLAYEGAPKGIRVNVVAPGFIDTDMVKKVPRAQLKEAAAAIPLGRMGTPEEVAQAAVFLASPAASYITAKVLTVDGGMLYS; encoded by the coding sequence ATGACCGGACTGTTCCAGGAGGGCACCCGGGCCGTCGTCACCGGCGCCTCGCGCGGCATCGGCGCCGCGATCGCCCTCCAGCTCGCCGAGCACGGCTGCGACGTCGCGCTCAACTACCGTTCCAGCGCCGGGAAGGCCGAGCAGCTGGCGGAGAAGATCGAGGGCCTGGGCCGGCGCGCCCTGCTGGTGAAGGCCGACGTCTCGGACGAGGCGCAGGTCACCGCGATGTACAAGGAGATCCGCACCGCCTGGGGCGGGGTCGACGTCGCGGTCCTCAACTCGGGGATCACCGCCGACGGGCACTTCGCGGCGATGAGCGCCGCCAAGTGGCAGGAGGTGATCTCCACCAACCTGACCGGCGCGTTCCTGACGGCCCGCGAGGCGACCAAGCAGATGTACGCCTCCGGCGGCTCGATCGTCTTCATCGCCTCCACCTCCGGGATCGCCGGCCGGGTCGGCCAGGCCAACTACGCCGCCTCCAAGGGCGGGGTGATCGCGATGGCCAAGACCCTCGCCTACGAGGGCGCGCCGAAGGGCATCCGGGTCAACGTGGTCGCGCCCGGCTTCATCGACACCGACATGGTGAAGAAGGTGCCGCGCGCCCAGCTCAAGGAGGCCGCGGCGGCGATCCCGCTGGGCCGGATGGGCACCCCGGAGGAGGTCGCCCAGGCGGCGGTCTTCCTGGCCAGCCCGGCGGCCTCGTACATCACCGCCAAGGTGCTCACCGTCGACGGCGGAATGCTCTACAGCTGA
- the sbnA gene encoding 2,3-diaminopropionate biosynthesis protein SbnA — MTVLVPDGAAVRVRPHRPSDPDIVATIGGTPLVALDRLFPPARFQVYAKCERFNPGGSIKDRAAKSMVEQAIASGRIVPGVSTVVESSSGNLGIALAQLCNFHRLGLVIVVDPRTTPQNLAIMRAYGARVEVVEHRDPATGEYLPARIARVRHLLETVPDAWWPNQYANEDNARAHHGTMREIVEALPAAPDYLFLAAGTTGTLRGCAEYVQAQGLSTRVVAVDAVGSVIFGPPEPWEAAHKRTIPGHGAAVVPALLRPGLADRVVKVTDSECIRGCRSLLAEESILAGGSSGAVIAALRQSADWIEPGAVCVAVLPDGGDRYLDTIYDDQWVESYLRQYLPPTEQERDTP; from the coding sequence ATGACCGTGCTCGTCCCCGACGGCGCCGCGGTACGGGTACGCCCGCACCGGCCGTCGGACCCCGACATCGTCGCCACGATCGGCGGAACCCCGCTGGTCGCGCTCGACCGCCTGTTCCCGCCCGCCCGCTTCCAGGTGTACGCCAAGTGCGAGCGGTTCAACCCCGGCGGCTCCATCAAGGACCGGGCCGCCAAGTCGATGGTCGAGCAGGCCATCGCCAGCGGCCGGATCGTCCCCGGCGTCTCCACCGTGGTGGAGTCCTCCTCCGGGAACCTGGGCATCGCGCTCGCCCAGCTGTGCAACTTCCACCGGCTCGGCCTGGTCATCGTGGTCGACCCGCGCACCACCCCGCAGAACCTCGCCATCATGCGGGCCTACGGCGCCAGGGTGGAGGTGGTCGAGCACCGCGACCCGGCCACCGGCGAGTACCTGCCGGCCCGGATCGCCCGGGTCCGGCACCTGCTGGAGACCGTCCCCGACGCCTGGTGGCCCAACCAGTACGCCAACGAGGACAACGCCCGCGCCCACCACGGCACCATGCGGGAGATCGTCGAGGCGCTGCCCGCCGCCCCCGACTACCTGTTCCTGGCGGCCGGCACCACCGGCACCCTGCGCGGCTGCGCCGAGTACGTCCAGGCCCAGGGGCTGTCCACCCGGGTGGTCGCGGTGGACGCCGTCGGCAGCGTGATCTTCGGCCCGCCGGAGCCCTGGGAGGCCGCCCACAAGCGCACCATCCCCGGCCACGGCGCCGCCGTCGTCCCCGCGCTGCTGCGGCCCGGACTGGCCGACCGGGTGGTCAAGGTGACCGACTCCGAGTGCATCCGGGGCTGCCGCAGCCTGCTGGCCGAGGAGTCGATCCTGGCCGGCGGCTCCTCCGGCGCGGTGATCGCCGCGCTCCGGCAGTCCGCCGACTGGATCGAGCCCGGCGCCGTCTGCGTCGCGGTGCTCCCGGACGGCGGCGACCGCTACCTCGACACCATCTACGACGACCAGTGGGTCGAGTCCTACCTCCGGCAGTACCTGCCGCCCACCGAGCAAGAGAGAGACACGCCATGA
- a CDS encoding lantibiotic dehydratase, with product MTAPAVETLAEDTGPAAVDWADLGPRHRLAGTDWRVWGVGLLRNAGFPVSGLDLVGGTRAPAAAAALTAGHGTADAFHAAYAADADAEGTALARLATDPRLRLAIAWQNRTVYRILDSLAAPGGKETKRRQRERTLAMYWLRYCAKADTIGFFGPAAWIGVGRTDRAVDVEPGPGLVAATHTALERWTVAAVADWMAEQPGARWWFPPVLRPDVQLDGDRLVLPTRKVLRLRPEEAQLLRLADGDRHAERITDLLIAEHGWDAATARDRVEKALGRLLRQRVLGWDANIPVDVRAERVLRRRVDAIGDPALFVRYDAVLTELARHKREIERAGTAEQLVEALDALDAYFVETTGEAASREEGKAYAGRTLSYQDALRDCRMELGRDFLDALARPLALVADAADWFGNRLAELVEAEVAGFVRAAAAKLPAGTPVTLADVWPQTLALFWGEHDHPVRRAVGELALKWREVIGELPDGATRVELPADRIAARVREVFATGEVRSPHLAVHSPDLQVVARSAAAVNAGDYTVVLGEMHACLATLDLPFLDWTAGPGGTVRDRVNRVIGAERLVPLLPVGWKRNSGRMVPAPIGAGDRLIGFTRAPFDQRDRIEPAVSITLAEQDGRVTATTADGRARSLSELLAVLISIIACDAFKIGLDRPHAPRVTLDGLVLFRETWRLPPTGVELPAKADRHRDYLAVRRWVDANGLPDRAFVKFPEETKPSLVDFTSPVLVLSFANLVRRAVQSDPDAVVTVSEPLPAPEESWLPDADGERYVSELRLQISREVPQ from the coding sequence ATGACCGCGCCCGCCGTCGAGACCCTCGCGGAAGACACCGGGCCCGCCGCCGTCGACTGGGCCGACCTCGGCCCGCGCCACCGGCTGGCCGGCACCGACTGGCGGGTCTGGGGCGTCGGACTGCTCCGCAACGCCGGGTTCCCGGTCTCCGGCCTCGACCTGGTCGGCGGCACCCGCGCCCCGGCCGCCGCCGCCGCGCTCACCGCCGGCCACGGCACCGCCGACGCGTTCCACGCCGCCTACGCCGCCGACGCCGACGCCGAGGGCACCGCCCTCGCCCGCCTCGCCACCGACCCCAGGCTCCGCCTCGCCATCGCCTGGCAGAACCGCACCGTCTACCGGATCCTCGACTCGCTGGCCGCCCCCGGCGGCAAGGAGACCAAGCGCCGCCAGCGCGAACGCACCCTCGCCATGTACTGGCTGCGCTACTGCGCCAAGGCCGACACCATCGGCTTCTTCGGCCCCGCCGCCTGGATCGGCGTCGGCCGCACCGACCGCGCCGTCGACGTCGAGCCAGGCCCCGGCCTGGTCGCCGCCACCCACACCGCCCTGGAGCGCTGGACGGTCGCCGCCGTCGCCGACTGGATGGCCGAACAGCCCGGCGCCCGCTGGTGGTTCCCGCCGGTGCTGCGCCCCGACGTCCAGCTGGACGGCGACCGGCTGGTGCTGCCCACCCGCAAGGTGCTCCGGCTGCGCCCCGAGGAGGCCCAGCTGCTGCGGCTCGCCGACGGCGACCGCCACGCCGAGCGGATCACCGACCTGCTGATCGCCGAGCACGGCTGGGACGCCGCCACCGCCCGCGACAGGGTGGAGAAGGCCCTCGGCCGGCTGCTGCGCCAGCGCGTCCTCGGCTGGGACGCCAACATCCCGGTCGACGTCCGCGCCGAGCGGGTGCTGCGCCGCCGGGTCGACGCCATCGGCGACCCCGCGCTGTTCGTCCGCTACGACGCGGTGCTGACCGAACTCGCCCGCCACAAGCGGGAGATCGAGCGGGCCGGGACCGCCGAGCAGCTGGTCGAGGCACTGGACGCGCTGGACGCGTACTTCGTCGAGACCACCGGCGAGGCCGCCTCCCGCGAGGAGGGCAAGGCGTACGCCGGGCGCACCCTGAGCTACCAGGACGCGCTGCGGGACTGCCGGATGGAGCTCGGCCGGGACTTCCTGGACGCGCTGGCCCGCCCGCTCGCCCTGGTCGCCGACGCCGCCGACTGGTTCGGCAACCGGCTGGCCGAACTCGTCGAGGCCGAGGTCGCCGGATTCGTCCGGGCCGCCGCCGCCAAGCTGCCGGCCGGCACGCCCGTCACCCTCGCCGACGTCTGGCCGCAGACCCTGGCGCTGTTCTGGGGCGAGCACGACCACCCGGTGCGGCGCGCGGTCGGCGAACTCGCCCTGAAGTGGCGCGAGGTGATCGGCGAGCTGCCCGACGGCGCCACCCGGGTCGAGCTGCCCGCCGACCGGATCGCCGCCCGGGTCCGGGAGGTCTTCGCCACCGGCGAGGTGCGCTCCCCGCACCTCGCCGTGCACAGCCCCGACCTCCAGGTGGTGGCCCGCTCCGCGGCGGCGGTCAACGCGGGCGACTACACGGTGGTGCTCGGCGAGATGCACGCCTGCCTGGCCACCCTCGACCTGCCGTTCCTGGACTGGACGGCCGGCCCCGGCGGCACCGTCCGCGACCGGGTCAACCGGGTGATCGGCGCCGAACGCCTGGTGCCGCTGCTCCCGGTCGGCTGGAAGCGCAACAGCGGCCGGATGGTGCCCGCCCCGATCGGCGCCGGCGACCGGCTGATCGGCTTCACCCGCGCCCCGTTCGACCAGCGCGACCGGATCGAGCCCGCCGTCTCCATCACGCTCGCCGAACAGGACGGGCGGGTCACCGCGACCACCGCCGACGGCCGTGCCCGCTCGCTCTCCGAACTGCTCGCGGTGCTGATCTCGATCATCGCCTGCGACGCCTTCAAGATCGGCCTGGACCGGCCGCACGCCCCCCGGGTCACCCTGGACGGCCTGGTGCTGTTCCGGGAGACCTGGCGGCTGCCGCCGACCGGCGTCGAGCTCCCCGCCAAGGCCGACCGGCACCGCGACTACCTGGCGGTGCGCCGCTGGGTGGACGCCAACGGCCTGCCGGACCGGGCGTTCGTCAAGTTCCCCGAGGAGACCAAACCCTCCCTGGTCGACTTCACCAGCCCGGTGCTGGTGCTGTCCTTCGCCAACCTCGTCCGCCGCGCGGTGCAGTCCGACCCGGACGCCGTGGTGACCGTCAGCGAACCGCTGCCGGCCCCCGAGGAGTCCTGGCTGCCCGACGCCGACGGCGAGCGCTACGTCAGCGAGCTTCGGCTCCAGATCAGCCGAGAGGTGCCGCAATGA
- the sbnB gene encoding 2,3-diaminopropionate biosynthesis protein SbnB, with protein sequence MRILGREDVRVALADLDSAVIGLVRDAYVLHGQGKSDLPFSTFLRPLHRSDSRIIALPAYLGGPAPVMGLKWISSFPENVKRGMQRASSLCILNDLESGYPLALMEGSQISAVRTAAGAALASGLLNTGREVRTAGLVGCGTINHRVTHFLTQVHGELETVLLQDAYPERAEVFAAELAAEYPDIAFRAAPLSQVLTADTVSIATTDSTYWLDLAAHPQRPHGQVVLHLSLRDLSVGSVLDAVNVVDDADHAIREQTSLHKAELRSGHRRFVTAEIGALLDGTAELPDGARTVVFSPFGLGVLDLAVAEAVLNVAEKAGLGTEVDGFDPGTHKVTSHFTGSPA encoded by the coding sequence ATGAGGATCCTCGGGCGGGAGGACGTCAGGGTCGCCCTGGCCGACCTCGACTCCGCCGTCATCGGCCTGGTCCGCGACGCCTACGTGCTGCACGGCCAGGGCAAGTCCGACCTCCCCTTCTCGACCTTCCTGCGCCCGCTGCACCGCTCCGACTCGCGGATCATCGCGCTGCCCGCCTACCTCGGCGGACCGGCCCCGGTGATGGGCCTGAAGTGGATCTCGTCCTTCCCGGAGAACGTCAAGCGCGGGATGCAGCGCGCCAGTTCGCTGTGCATCCTGAACGACCTGGAGTCCGGCTACCCGCTGGCCCTGATGGAGGGCAGCCAGATCTCCGCGGTCCGCACCGCGGCCGGCGCGGCGCTCGCCTCCGGCCTGCTGAACACCGGCCGCGAGGTCCGCACCGCCGGCCTGGTCGGCTGCGGCACCATCAACCACCGGGTGACGCACTTCCTCACCCAGGTGCACGGCGAGCTGGAGACCGTCCTGCTGCAGGACGCCTACCCGGAGCGGGCCGAGGTGTTCGCCGCCGAACTCGCCGCCGAGTACCCGGACATCGCCTTCCGGGCCGCCCCGCTGAGCCAGGTGCTGACCGCCGACACGGTCTCGATCGCCACCACCGACTCCACGTACTGGCTCGACCTCGCCGCCCACCCGCAGCGCCCGCACGGCCAGGTCGTGCTGCACCTGTCGCTGCGCGACCTGTCGGTCGGGTCGGTGCTCGACGCGGTCAACGTGGTCGACGACGCCGACCACGCGATCCGCGAGCAGACCTCGCTGCACAAGGCCGAACTGCGCTCCGGCCACCGCCGCTTCGTCACCGCCGAGATCGGCGCGCTGCTCGACGGCACCGCCGAACTGCCGGACGGCGCCCGCACCGTGGTGTTCTCCCCGTTCGGCCTCGGGGTGCTCGACCTGGCCGTCGCCGAGGCGGTGCTGAACGTCGCCGAGAAGGCCGGGCTCGGCACCGAGGTCGACGGCTTCGACCCCGGCACCCACAAGGTCACCTCGCACTTCACCGGGAGCCCCGCATGA